GAGCAAGGATCCGAAAAAGTGTTTGTCATCTCCAACCTCAGGAACCAAAATATCAGTTTTACATTACCAACTTCTGTGGCTAACAGCACCTGGATAGATGCTATGAGTAATACAACTGTAGCTCTGGGAGCATCCATTTCATTAGCTCCTTATGCTTATTATTTACTAAAACAATAACCTCCTGCTTTGTTGCCCCACTACCTTTTCAAGTCTATTATCAACAGGTGTTTAGCAATGTTGCTGCTGGTACTACTGGCAAATGAAAGCCCTGCACAGCAAGCAGTAAAAGGCGTGGAAATCATTCCTGTGGATTCGGGCTGGGCGAACAATTCAATCAACGCGGTGGTATTCAGGAAAAATTCTTTAGTTACATTTCGCGATACGCAGTTTATTGCATTCTATGATCCAACAAGTCATGTGGTGCTTGGGAAGCGCCGGCTGGGAAGTACAAACTGGATCTTGCAAAAAACAGAACATAAAGGAAATACAAGCGATGCGCATAACTCCATCAGCATAATGGTGGATGGTGCGGGTTACCTGCATGTGGCGTGGGATCATCATAACAACGCACTGCGTTATATGCGAAGCATTAGCCCGGGTTCTTTACAAATGATCAGTAAGATGCCAATGACAGGAAAGCTTGAAGGGCGGGTTAGTTATCCTGAATTTTTCAAGCTACCGAACGGCAACTTGTTGTTTTTTTACCGCGATGGAGGCTCAGGACAGGGCAATCTCGTGATCAATCAATACAATGTTGTGACCCAACAGTGGGAGCAATTGCATAGCAACCTGGTAGATGGGCAGAAGAAAAGAAATGCTTATTGGCAGGCGTGTGTAGATGGTGCCGGCACTATTCATGTTTCGTGGGTCTGGCGCGAAAGCCCGGATGTTGCCAGCAACCATGACATGGCTTATGCACGTTCTGTTGATGGCGGCAAAACCTGGGAGCGCTCTACGGGTGAAAAATATGTTTTACCTATAACAGCAGCCACTGCTGAATATGCGTTGCGTATACCACAAAAGAGCGAGCTGATCAACCAAACATCTATGACTACCGATGATAAAGGCAATCCTTTCATTGCTTCTTATTGGAAAGACAGTGGAAGCATGGTGCCGCAGTATCACATCATCTTTCACAATGGGAAACAATGGCGGACTGCAACTATACCTATTCGTAAAACTTCTTTTAGTTTAAGTGGTGTGGGATCTAAACGAATACCTATTTCGCGGCCGCAGGTAATGGTAAAAGGTAAGGGCGATAAGGCATCGGTGTTGCTTGTATTCAGAGATGAAGAAAGGGGCAGCAAAGTATCTGTTGCTACCAATAAAAAGATGCGCAGGAACCGGTGGAAGGTTTACGATCTTACAAACAGGTCTGTAGGTAGTTGGGAGCCATCATTTGATACAGAGCTTTGGCGCGAAAAGCAACAACTACATTTGTTTGTTCAGTATGTAGAGCAGGTAGATGGGGAAGGCAAGGCGGCTATCTCTCCACAAATGGTTGAGGTGCTGGAATGGAAACCAAAATATTAGTTCAACTTATGATTCAGCGTTCACAGATTTTTCTTCTTTTAGTTTTTACTGTTTTACTAAGCAGTTGCTCCTCTCAAAAAAGAACTGCTTCTATACATACAAACAAAGCAGAAGTATTATCCATCATCAACAAAGTGAATGGCTATTGGCAGGCAAATCATCCTCCACAGCAAAAAGCTTTTTGGGATGTGGCTGCCTACCATACAGGAAATATGGAGGCATATGCAGTGACAAAAAATGAAGCATATAGAAAGTATTCTGAAGCATGGGCGGAGCATAATAAATGGCAAGGCGCCACATCAAAAAACAAAGCAGAATGGAAATATGCCACGTACGGAGAGAAAAATGATTTTGTATTATTTGGTGACTGGCAGATATGCTTTCAAACATATATAGACTTATACAACCTGGATAAAGACCCAAAGAAAATAGAACGTGCTATAGAAGTGATGGAGTACCAAGTGAGCACAAAAAACAATAATTATTGGTGGTGGGCCGATGGATTATATATGGTAATGCCGGTGATGACCAAAATGTATAAGCTCACCGGCAACAAGGTTTACCTCGACAAGCTGTATGAATATTTTACTTACGCGAAAGGTATTATGTACGACAGCGAAGAGAAGCTTTTTTACCGGGATGCCAAATATGTATATCCAAAACATAAGAGCGCTAATGGTAAAAAAGATTTTTGGGCACGTGGCGATGGTTGGGTGTTTGCCGGTTTGGCTAAAGTGCTGCAGGATCTGCCGAAAGATAATGAGCACCGACAAGAGTTTATTTCTATCTATAAAGGAATGGCTGAAGCAATAAAAGCTAGCCAGCAGCAAGAAGGATATTGGACACGAAGTATGTTGGATAGTGCTCATGCACCAGGACCTGAAACCAGTGGAACCGCTTTTTTTACTTATGGTTTTCTGTGGGGAATGAACAATGGAATATTACCAGCAAAGGATTATAGGCAAGTAGTAGAAAAGAGTTGGAAATATCTAACCAAAACAGCCTTGCAACAAGATGGTAAAGTAGGTTATGTTCAGCCTATTGGTGAACGTGCAATCCCAGGGCAGGTGGTAGATAAAAATTCAACAGCCAATTTTGGTGTGGGTGCTTTTTTATTGGCAGCGTGTGAGATGTATAGGTATCTAAAATAGCATTACACCATTGTGTTAATGCTATCATTATCTTCTGTTTCTTATGATGTTTTAAGTAACTTTTACACCGGTGGTTAACCCCTATATTTAATCAATGTTTTTGAGCACAAATAGCAAAATATTTTTCCTGCTGATTTGGTTGATGATTTCAGGGGCTTGTGCCAGTGCTCAAAAAATTGAATACAGCAGGCAGACGTTTTCTCACCCTTATGCTGATGTTACACAATTGGTAACAAATATTTCCGGTAAGCACCATTTAATTACTTTTCTGTCTGATAAAAAACCTGCCATTCACATTTTTGACCAGAAGTTGCAATTGGTCTCTCAAAGAGAAATAAATTTTAGGTTTAAAAAACAGCAAGTAGTCCATGTAATACCTTTTAAAGAACATTATTTTATTTATGTACATCAACCTGCAGGTGAAAATGTTATTTGGCGAATTGATGAAGATGGGAAGGCAGTTGAATTGAGTGCTGCACTTAAAGGTTTTATCGATAGCACCCTCAAAAAGAGAATTACTAACATAGAAATTTCCAACAACCAGGATGAGCTATTTATTACTTCCAATATTTATTACCCAGAAGTAGAAACGGTAGTAAGTACTGTTGCACAAATGGATAAAGATTTAAAAGTTGTGTCTACCAATAAACTCGCTTTTCCTTATAAAGCATCAGATAGATTAAAGCAAGTTGAGCTGCATGGAAAAGATCTTTTTTTACTGAAGCGTTCGGTAGATAGTGCAGGCTACACGTTACATTTAATGAAAGGAGATCGTGCAACTGGCAAAATAACCAGGTGTTCCTTTTCAAGTAATGTAGATTATACATTAGCTGCATTTAATAATAATTCATCTGACTCTTCTATCACGCTGTATTCAATTGTTCGAAATGATATTTTCCTGACTAAAGTGAATAATAATTTAGAAGAAATAGTTCCGGTGAGCTTGGTTAAAGGACAATTTAGGGGACGTGTGGCTAGTACATTTTTTTCCGTTCCTGGAATGAAGGAGAGCATTGAAACAACTCTTCCATTATTCTCCACCCAGTATACGCGACCATACAGGGAGCCTTTGTTGCCAACTGTAGATGCAATCGCAAATGAGCCCAGTGCCTTCCAGAGAATGTACGAGACCAATGATCAATATGCGCAAAGGCTATTCAGAGAAACTAATATCAA
This region of Aridibaculum aurantiacum genomic DNA includes:
- a CDS encoding BNR repeat-containing protein translates to MPHYLFKSIINRCLAMLLLVLLANESPAQQAVKGVEIIPVDSGWANNSINAVVFRKNSLVTFRDTQFIAFYDPTSHVVLGKRRLGSTNWILQKTEHKGNTSDAHNSISIMVDGAGYLHVAWDHHNNALRYMRSISPGSLQMISKMPMTGKLEGRVSYPEFFKLPNGNLLFFYRDGGSGQGNLVINQYNVVTQQWEQLHSNLVDGQKKRNAYWQACVDGAGTIHVSWVWRESPDVASNHDMAYARSVDGGKTWERSTGEKYVLPITAATAEYALRIPQKSELINQTSMTTDDKGNPFIASYWKDSGSMVPQYHIIFHNGKQWRTATIPIRKTSFSLSGVGSKRIPISRPQVMVKGKGDKASVLLVFRDEERGSKVSVATNKKMRRNRWKVYDLTNRSVGSWEPSFDTELWREKQQLHLFVQYVEQVDGEGKAAISPQMVEVLEWKPKY
- a CDS encoding glycoside hydrolase family 88/105 protein; its protein translation is MIQRSQIFLLLVFTVLLSSCSSQKRTASIHTNKAEVLSIINKVNGYWQANHPPQQKAFWDVAAYHTGNMEAYAVTKNEAYRKYSEAWAEHNKWQGATSKNKAEWKYATYGEKNDFVLFGDWQICFQTYIDLYNLDKDPKKIERAIEVMEYQVSTKNNNYWWWADGLYMVMPVMTKMYKLTGNKVYLDKLYEYFTYAKGIMYDSEEKLFYRDAKYVYPKHKSANGKKDFWARGDGWVFAGLAKVLQDLPKDNEHRQEFISIYKGMAEAIKASQQQEGYWTRSMLDSAHAPGPETSGTAFFTYGFLWGMNNGILPAKDYRQVVEKSWKYLTKTALQQDGKVGYVQPIGERAIPGQVVDKNSTANFGVGAFLLAACEMYRYLK